Genomic window (Entelurus aequoreus isolate RoL-2023_Sb unplaced genomic scaffold, RoL_Eaeq_v1.1 HiC_scaffold_442, whole genome shotgun sequence):
ATGATAATTATAAATAAGTAACTTAaatttattaataattataagataataaataaaatcaataaaaactTTAAGAAATTTTataaaataatagtaaataaaaaaataacaaataatgataagatatataaaatattttcataaatttatttaaataattttgaaaTATAGATTTCACATTATAAGATAATGATATTAATAAATGTAAATACTTTTATAACTATTTATAGATTAGAGAATATCATGATATACTAAAATAAccattttaataaattaaagaaaATTCTATTTTGATATAAATGTTCATATAAGAATCCCTATCATTTATGATATAATAGATTAATGATGTAATTAGTCTAATATCATCCTATATAGAGTAATCTAAAGAACTTAATTTacgttaataataattattaattagatTTGAAGAAATAACTACATCTATGCTAAGTAATAAAGATGTAAGTGAAGAATCAACTTATAGGTTACTATTCAATCATTATCTTCTAGGCTAAATAAATCACATGCTAAAAGacatttaataattattatttatattatacttttaacatattaataatattttaaatacattaaGATTATAATGCCAGAACACAACACGTAATAGAATAAGGAAGGAGATACCCAAAACAAGTAAACCAAACTCGATGACATAAGAACCCAAAACATCAAAGCAGCAGTATCAGTAGCTGATATCATGAAGACCTCTCTCGGCCCCAAAGGTATGGACAAAATGATCTAATCCTCCAGAGGAGAGCTCATAATAACCAATGATGGAGCGACTATCCTTAAAAATCTCTCAGTGCTCCATCCCACTGCCAAACTCCTCGTATAAACCTCTAAAGCCCAGGATATAGAAGCAGGTGATGGTACAACCTCAGTGGTAATTCTGGCTGGCTCTCTTCTTGAAGGAGCTCTCTCTCTCCTAGAATATGGTATCCATCCTACCCTTATCTCTGAAGGTTTCGCTCTTGCCTAAAGAAAATCAATTGAAATAATAAATGAGTTATCAATACCTGTGGACCTCTAAGATGATGAAAAACTCCTCCAATGCATTAAGACCTCCTTATAGTCTAAAATCATCTCTTAGAATTCTCTAGAGTTAGCACCTATAGCCCTTTAGGCCATCAAAAACATAGCCAATCTATAAACAGATAAAAATGTTGATTTAAGCAATATCAAGATTCACAAGAAGCTGGGAGGAACTCTAGACGATATAGAGCTCTACAAGGGAGTACTCTTTCCTGATAAGCTTCCAATGAACTCCTAAAATCTTCCCTCTAAGATCACCTCTCCAAAAATAGCCGTCTTGCAATTCTGTCTCTCCTCTCCTAAGACCAACATGGAGAACAATGTCATCATCTCAGACTACTCCCAAATTGATCAAATCCTCAAAGAAGAAAGGCAATATATTCTGAAGATAATTCGTCAGATAGTTAAAGCAGGGATCAATATAGTCATCCTATAGAAATCTATTCTCAGAGATGCCATCAATGACTTAGCCCTCCACT
Coding sequences:
- the LOC133645539 gene encoding LOW QUALITY PROTEIN: T-complex protein 1 subunit delta-like (The sequence of the model RefSeq protein was modified relative to this genomic sequence to represent the inferred CDS: substituted 12 bases at 12 genomic stop codons); amino-acid sequence: MPEHNTTQNIKAAVSVADIMKTSLGPKGMDKMLVXTSKAQDIEAGDGTTSVVILAGSLLEGALSLLEYGIHPTLISEGFALAXRKSIEIINELSIPVDLXDDEKLLQCIKTSLXSKIISXNSLELAPIALXAIKNIANLXTDKNVDLSNIKIHKKLGGTLDDIELYKGVLFPDKLPMNSXNLPSKITSPKIAVLQFCLSSPKTNMENNVIISDYSQIDQILKEERQYILKIIRQIVKAGINIVILXKSILRDAINDLALHYLNKQNILVIKDIDRTEIPFICXSLGCLPIAHPDNISVDKLSTKATIAQTIILLDGSKGFHIDVLNSTNSNILIRGSSNLIIDEAEXSLHDALCVIRCLIKNSGILPGGGAVEIELSRKLEDFAQTQPGNIGRIIEQFAQAMEVIPFTLAHSCGMSPIKTVTEMRNLHARGFNKSGIKVRNGTVIENMIEXKIMQPSLVNTSSIGLATEVTRMILKIDGIIECR